A segment of the Buchnera aphidicola (Ceratoglyphina bambusae) genome:
TTTTATAAAAAATTTTTTTTTAATATTATTTTTATTAATATTATTTTTTTTATCTTTATTTATTTTATTTTTTTTTAAGAAAGAAATTTTAAATTTATTAAAAAATTTTTTTTTAGAAAAAATGCTTTTATCTTTAATATTTTTATTTATAAATTTATTTTTTTTTTCTATCAAATGTGTATTTGATCTCTTTTTAATATTATCTAAATTATTGATTTTATTAAATTTTTTAAATTTTATTTTTTTTTTATTATGTATAGTTTTTTTGTTAAAAAAATTAGAATTTTTATTGTTATAGTTTTTATTATTTTTTTTTGAAAACATATTATTTATTTTTACCTCAACATATTTATTATAATTTTAAAAAATATTATTTATATAAATTTAATAACACTATTAAAACATATTATCTTTCTTAATGTATTTAAATTTGTTAAAAAAATATTATAAATAAATAATATTTTTATATTATAAATTTTAAAAAATTGTTTTATTTTTATAAAAATATATTAATTATTTTTTTTACAAAATAATTAATTTTTTAAAATGTTATTAAATATATTTTTAATAATTTAAAATTACTAAACTTTTACATATGAAATTATATTATAATAAAATGTTTTTATATTTTTTTTAAAAAAAATATAAAAATTAATTTTAATTTTTATAATCTTGAAAAATAAACATTTTTATTTATTTAATTTTTTCGTTTTGTTTATATTTTTTCAAATTCTTTAATTTTACACTTATAATTTTAGATAAATCTTTATATGAAAAGTTAGTTATTTTTTTAAAAGAAAATAATCCATTCTTTACAAGAGATTTACAATTTTTTTCATATATAAATGTTTTATCTTTAAAATTATTTCCTTTAATATTCTTATATTTCTTTATATGTTTTTTTTTTAACTCACTAATAGTCATGACATTTAATTCCCAGCCGCTTAATTGAGAAGCTAACTTTACATTTTGTCCATTTCTTCCTATTGCTTGAGCTAAATTTAAAGATTCCACTGCTATGTCCATAGTGTGATTATTTTTATTAACAATAATAGAAGAAACATTAGCCGGGGACATAGAATTTATTACAAATTTTATTTGATCATCATCCCACAAAACAATATCTATTCTTTCTCCGCACAATTCACTAGAAACTGCCTGTACTCTAGCTCCTCTCATTCCAACACACGCTCCAACTGGATCAATTCTATTATCATTAGCTTTAACTGCAACTTTAGCTCTAGATCCTGGATCTCTTGCTGTAGCTTTAATTTTAATTAACCCTTCCCCTATCTCTGGAACTTCTATTTTAAATAATTCAATTAACATTTCAGATTTAGATCTACTAACAAATAATTGAGCTATTTTAGATTCTAAATTAATATAATACAACAATCCTCTAACTCTATCACCTAAACGAAAATTTTCTCTTGGTAATAAATCTTTTTTCATTATAATAGCATTAGCATTGCTTCCTAAATCTAACAATATAAAATCTCTATTAATTTTCTTTACTATACCTGTTACTATTTCATTTATATTCTTTTTAAATTTATTTATTATCATATTTTTTTCAGCTTCTCTAACTTTTTGAACTATTATTTGTTTCGCTGTTTGCGTAGTGATTCTATCAAAAATTATAGAGTTAATTTCATCTTCTATATATTCTTTTAATTTCAGCTTTTTATTTTCAAAATTAGCAGCTTCTATAGTAATTTCTTTAGTAGGACAATTTACTACGTCAACAATTTTCCATCTTCTAAAAGTCTTAAAATTTCCACTTTTTCTGTCTATTTTTACAATTACATCAATTTCTTTATTATATTTTTTTTTAGTAGCTGCTGATAAAGCCAATTCTAACGCTTTAAAAATTTTTTCTTTAGGTAATTCTTTTTCGTGCGAAACAGATTCTACTACTGATAAAATATTCTTGTTCATGAATAAAATCCTTGTTTAAAATATAAAAAATAAATTTTTTATTATATAATTTAATTTAATATTAAATTTTTAATACAAAAATTTTAATTATTTCATATAAAAAAAAAAATAAAAAACCCCGAAATAACGGGGTTATATAAAAGTTAAATATTATAAATTTATAAAAAATATATATTTAAAAAAAAATAAATCTATTATAAAAAAACAATGATAATAATACCAAGGGCGGGAATCGAACCCGCAAACCTATAATATTAAGGTACTACTATCTTAAAGTAGCGTGTATACCATTTCACCACCTTGGCAAAATATCAAAATTTTAAAAAAAACATATGTTATTTCATAAATTTTAAAAAAATTTTTATATAAAAAAATAATTTATGTCTTGTTAATCATTAAATTACACAAAATTAAATCAAAAATAAAAAATGAAATTGATAAAATAGATATTAATCTATTTGTTAAACTATTTTTAAAAATGTTAAATGAATAAAATATACTATTATTTTTTATTTTATAGTAATCATGTATTTCTACAACTTTATTTGATTGCAATATAATCAATATATTTAAAAAAAATACAATAAAAATAAAAGATAAAAAACAAAAAGTATACATAAATTTTCCTTTTTTTATAACAACTTTATATAAAATTTTTATTTTTTATAATTTCATAAAAAATCTAATATATAATATTAATAAAAAATAAAATATAAAATAATAATTAAAAAAATTTATAAATTTCTTATAATAAATATTTAATAAAAAAAAATTATAAAAAAACATATAACTTTAAAAAACAAATTTATTATAATATAATAATATAAAAATTATTATCTTAAAAAAATTTTTAACTAAAAATAACATATATAAAATATTTTAAAATAAATTTTATATAATATAAATAGTTTATATATTAAAAATTATTATATTAAAATTTAATTATATATTTTAATATTTAATTAAAATAATTAAAATTTAATAATAAACAATAAAATTATAATCATTTTTTACTTGTTTTATAAATAGAATTACATTTTAAAGGTTTTCTATTCATTAAATCATCTATTTGAAAAGATTCAATAGTTTCATATTTTATTAAAGCATCTTTCATAGAATGAAGAATATCTATATTTTCTTGTAAAATTTTAAAAGCTCTTTTATAATTAGATTCTATTAATAATTTTATTTCTTTATCAATTATTCTAATAGTTTTATTAGATATATTAGAAATTGATGGAATACTTTTACCTAAAAATATTTCTTCTTTTTCTTCAGAATACAATATAGGACCTAATTTCTTAGAAAAACCCCATTGAGTAACCATATTTCTAGCAATGTTAGTAGCTACTTTTATATCATTAAATGCTCCAGTAGATACATTGTTAGCTCCATAAATTATTTCTTCAGCTAATCTACCACCATATAGAGTAGAAATTTTACTTTCTAATTTTTCCTTACTAATACTAATTTGATCATCTTTAGGAAGAAAAAATGTTGAACCTAAAGACATGCCTCTTGGAATGATAGTTACTTTATGAGCTGGATCATGATTAGGAACCAATCTTCCAACTATAACATGACCTGCTTCATGATATGCTGTACATTCTTTTTGTTCATTAGTAATTATTAAAGATCTTCTTTCTGACCCCATTATAATTTTATCTTTAGATTTTTCTAAGTCATCCATAGAAATATATTTTTTATTAAATCTAGCGGCAAATAACGCAGCTTCATTAACTAAATTTGCTAAATCAGCTCCAGAAAATCCAGCGGTGCTTCTAGCTAATACTAAACAAGACACATCTTTATCTAAAGGAACTTTTTTGGTATGAATTTTCAAAATATCTTCTCTGCCTTTAACATCTGGTAAAGAAACTATTATTCTTCTATCAAATCTTCCAGGTCTTAATAATGCAGGATCAAGAACATCAGGTCTGTTGGTAGCAGCTATTAGTATTATTCCTTTATTTTCTTCAAATCCATCCATTTCAACTAATATCTGATTTAAAGTTTGCTCTCTCTCATCATGACCACCTCCTAAACCAGTCCCTCTTTGTCTTCCAACAGCATCTATTTCATCTATAAATATTATACAAGGAGAAAAACTTCTAGCATTTTCAAACATATCTCTAACTCTAGAAGCACCAACACCTACAAACATTTCCACGAAATCAGATCCAGATATTGTAAAAAACGGAACTTTTGCTTCTCCTGAAATTGCTTTTGCTAATAATGTCTTACCTGTTCCAGGAGGTCCTACTAAAAGTATTCCTTTAGGAATTTTACCTCCTAATTTCTTAAACTTTTTTGGTTTTTTTAAATATTCTACTAACTCTTTTACTTCTTCTTTAGCTTCATCACAACCAGCAACATCAGAAAAAGTAGTTTTTATTTCATCTTTTCCAATTCTTTTGGATCGATTTTTTCCAAAAGACATTGCTCCTCTACCTCCAGATTGAATCTGTCTAAAAAGAAATACCCAAACACCCATTAATATAAACATAGGAGCCCAAGATAAAATCAATGAAGTAAAAAATCCTGGATAAACTGGATCTTTACCAAAAACTTGAACATTTTTTAACAATAAAATATCTAACAGTTTTTGATCATTTATAGGTATAGTAGTATAATATTTATTATTACTTTTGTTTACAAATTCTATCTGTTTTCCATCTATAGAAACTTTAGACACTTTATTATTATTAACTTCTGACAAAAAAGTAGTATATGACACTCTATCTTTAACAGAATTATGTGAACTAAAACTTTGAAAAACAGACATAAATGTAACAGACACGAATAACCAAACAATTATATTTTTAGCTGAATAATTCAAAGAATTAACCTCATATAAAAACTGTTTAAAAAAAATAAATTATTTTATTCCTTTCCCTACTACAAATAATTCACTAGAATTAGAACGAGAAGATTTTAATTTAAAAGTTTTTAAATTTATAAAAAAATTTTTTAAAACATTTATATTGTTATTAAAATCTTTACATTGAAAAATTTTTGATATATATGTACCTTTTTTAATAAATATTTTTTTACATATATAAAAAGATATTTTTAATAAATTTGTTGAATTTTGTGAATCAACACACTTATTACCAGTTATATTAGGAGACATATCAGACATTATAACATCGACTCCTATATT
Coding sequences within it:
- the ftsH gene encoding ATP-dependent zinc metalloprotease FtsH, with translation MNYSAKNIIVWLFVSVTFMSVFQSFSSHNSVKDRVSYTTFLSEVNNNKVSKVSIDGKQIEFVNKSNNKYYTTIPINDQKLLDILLLKNVQVFGKDPVYPGFFTSLILSWAPMFILMGVWVFLFRQIQSGGRGAMSFGKNRSKRIGKDEIKTTFSDVAGCDEAKEEVKELVEYLKKPKKFKKLGGKIPKGILLVGPPGTGKTLLAKAISGEAKVPFFTISGSDFVEMFVGVGASRVRDMFENARSFSPCIIFIDEIDAVGRQRGTGLGGGHDEREQTLNQILVEMDGFEENKGIILIAATNRPDVLDPALLRPGRFDRRIIVSLPDVKGREDILKIHTKKVPLDKDVSCLVLARSTAGFSGADLANLVNEAALFAARFNKKYISMDDLEKSKDKIIMGSERRSLIITNEQKECTAYHEAGHVIVGRLVPNHDPAHKVTIIPRGMSLGSTFFLPKDDQISISKEKLESKISTLYGGRLAEEIIYGANNVSTGAFNDIKVATNIARNMVTQWGFSKKLGPILYSEEKEEIFLGKSIPSISNISNKTIRIIDKEIKLLIESNYKRAFKILQENIDILHSMKDALIKYETIESFQIDDLMNRKPLKCNSIYKTSKK